In Pyrus communis chromosome 15, drPyrComm1.1, whole genome shotgun sequence, the genomic stretch CCCAAGTTAAGGATAGGCCCTAGAAATGGTGATAAAACTGCAGTACCTATTGAGGCTCTAGATGTTACTTCTGACAAATCGGGTGATGGTGAATCACAGGAGATGGTGTTTCCTATTGCAAGATTAGATCCTAGGCTGACATCGGAGTGTGGTAATGCACAGCCGATGATTAATGCAGGGGCATTTGAGAGAAGCAAAGAGGATGTTAATGCTTCTAATTCCCTTAAATTTTCTCTGATTTTAAAGAAGGTGAAGTATGCCTCTGGTCACTTATTCTCTATAAATTGGGAACTTCATGAACTTGTTTTAATTCTTATATCTTCTCCTGCAGCTGATTGATTGTGGAAAAGTTAATGTGAAGGATGTGGCATTGGACGTTGGTCTCTCACCTGATTCTTTATCTGCATCACTTGCTGTAATGCGAActaaaaaattacttttatgtTCCTGATTGGTTTCTAAAATAGTTTTAGCATGTCCGGTGCTTTCTTAAATTTTTCCCTTATGATGTAATGTCCTTCCTGCAGGATGGTACTATGGTGCCTGATGTGCAAGGAAGAATAGTTAAATGGCTTAAAGACCATTCTAACTTGGATTTAAAgcagaaaaatggaaaaatgaaattaagaTCAACAATTTCATCCATGGCTGAGTTTGGGGATTCTGATGGCTCTGAAGCTGCTTCATTATCGGAGTCTGATATGGCAGATGTAGCTGTTAAGTCAGTACCCCCACGGAGAAGAACCAAAAGCAGTATTAGGTTTCTGAAGGATGACAAAGTAATAAGCTCATCCAAGGGGATCTTTAATGACAATGGCACATTGGACAAGGTTAAGGTTGATCAACCTGTCACTGatgaacaagaaaatttaagTAGAGCGTCTGTCCCTGATCCTGTTGAGAAGGTAATGATTTACTTGAGATATGTTGATTATGCACGCCTTCTGACCAGTGCATTTGGATACACTAGTGTAATCTGATTGCTTGGTCATTAGTACCTTATGATGGATGGGCATTATGTATAAATATCGATTCTGATTTGGTTGAGTGAGTTTCATTTTAGTGTGTTATCTGTAATTCATGAGTTTTGCAATAAGCTTAAGAAAGCCAGCCTCCATGGCTTCCACAAAGGTCAGGCTTTCTGTCATAATATGCGTTGTTAAACCATTGGGGTATATTGGAGGAGCTTAGTTTACTTATAGGTTTAGTTGAAGTGATTATGCTTGAAGGTTTCATGGGGTTTGAGCCTTATGGATGTTATAATGTACTTATTACAATAATAAAGTTAAGTCTTTATTTTGCTGTTAAATAGAATTTCTCAGTAGTAATGGAAATATGTTTACTTAAGTGTGGCTTTGAATAAACACTTAACACTTAATGGGgtgcccctctctctctctctatatccccctccctccctccctgtGTGTAATTTCCTGCCTCAAGCATTCATTACTAAGATATTTCTTGTCTTTGTAGAATCCAACAGAGGCCGATGTGTTTCAACAATCTTTGCTGACACATTCACCTAGATCAGAAGGTACTCTTCTCCGTTTCTGCTGGTTAGATGTCAGAAGTATGATTGAAGATTGTGGTTGTTCATGTGCATGTTGATTGCCTAGGGAAAGACTTCTAATTTCTGGTTCTAGCGAGATCCATATTAGGTGAACATAGCCAATTTCCTAATAGTGTGGTACATATCTTAATTTAATAGATTTGAATAATATCTGGAGCGTTTGGAGTATCCTTGAGTAGGAGTCAGGAAGTTGTCTTATCCCATTGCTGAAAATGGTTAGGAAGTACAGTTGCATGCCTGCACAGGAATTTGGATAGGCTTTGTTAGTTTGATTGTAATTTTTCCTTTCATGATTTTTGTTCTGTATATACTGTTGTTCAAATAGTTCATGTATAAATTAACAAGTTCATTTGTCATAGGTGTGCTTGAAATGTTTACCTTTCTGCCACTCTTGACTCATTTAAGCTCACAATGAAATTGTTAGTCTTCCtcatataaaaaagaaattaaattattgTCTTCTATTTTTAAATCCTTAATTTACTGATAAGAGCTTCTGACATTAATTTTACATCTGGCCATTATCACTGTGCATTTTTTACTATTCACCAGCAGTAAAGGCTAAGGAAAGGAATGAGACTTGTGTTGATCTCATGTGATGGTAGTCAGTGTAGGAAGGATGACAGAGCTATCTTTATGCTTTGACAATTACGTTCTTTGTGTGAAATGCCTCTACTTTGCGTTGTCAAGTTAAAGTTCTTTGTTTTGGGTGACATTTACTCTGTTTAAACAATTTTCTATACATGAAAAAGTGTTGTTCTTTTCAAGTTCGAAGTTAGCGTCATTTCAGAATATTCTATTGTACATTTAGAGGAATGCTAAACAGCATACTAGTGTTGATGACCTAAATATAAGATACTTGTGTTAGTGAGGGAAGTCAGATTTGTATATAGTGCAAAATAGGAAGTTGGGAACCACTCCTGAACATAACCATTTTAATAGATGTAATTAGGGTCTATGGTGCGCATGATCAACCAAATCAATATTCTTTGGTTTGCAATTGTATTTTGTTGATGTAATTTTATTCCCTTAATATTTGTTCTAATTTGTTATGCTCTATTTGCTCTGTTTTTCTGGCGATGAGGAGTTACTACATTGTTATTGTACTTTTCAATTTGGTCTGTTAGtacattttctgtttggttgcatAAGTTTGTTGTCGTCTCTGTACTCGTTCTAGTCTTCTCTGTTTCATGCATAAGTGACCCTTGCAGCATTAGAATAGTTTCTGGTGTATTATGACTTAAAATATTGTATGATGGGCAGGTCTTTTAGCTAAACCCTTGAATTGCAGCCTTTTGCAAATGGGTCAAGAGCAGTTGGCTACTATTCCTTTGCAGGGTACCTCAGCAATTGCAAATGAAGGTCAATTGTTTTCAGTTGCAAAACCGGTCATTCCTGAATTCAAGTaagctttctttttttgtaattatttctATTTTGCTACATGCCAATTTTTTGTGCCTGTTTTGTGACGTGATGATAGCTTTTCTGAATCTCACAAATTCATGGTTTGCAGTAAATCTGAGGCTGAAGTTCCTGGTTTTTATGTCCATCCGTATATTGAAAATAAGTTGTTGCAGATGCAGACTGGGGTGTCCTTAGAAAATTCAATATATGGTATTGatacaaatttatttatttttgtttccattATGTTGTTATGGGTGAGTTTGACAGGTAGTTTATTTGTCAGGTTCAAGTGAGGGAGAAATTTCACGTCTGGAGGCATCCTCCCATGCAAGTGTTTGCTGTAATCACCAAAATAAGCATCCAAAATGCTGTGATATTATTTGTAAATCCGATGAGATGAAACTAGAACAGTTGGTTAAGGCTCGAAAAATGGGAGTTCTAGAAATCTGTCCAGGCGATGAAATGGAAGGAGAGCTTATTTATTACCAGCATAGGTTGCTCAACAATGCGATTGCAAGAAAGCATTTTACTGGTATATGAAATGCACTTGTCTTCCGTTTAGTTTTATTTTCACTGTTCCTGCCTTTAGTAGAGGCATGCAATACTGTCATTTGATGTCGTGTAATATGAATATTAACTTCTGTTGTAAATACATTCTTTTGCAGATAATTTGGTATCTAATGTTGCTAGGAGTCTTCCATTGGAGATTGATGCAGCACGGAGGCAAAAATGGGATGCTGTACTTGTTAACCAGTATCTTTGGGAGCTTAGGGAGGCAAAGAAGCAGGGTAGGAAGGAGAGACGGCATAAAGAAGCACAGGCTGTGCTAGCAGCTGcaactgctgctgctgcagccTCTTCTAGGATTTCATCATTTAGGAAAGAGGTTCTTGACGAATCTTGCCATCAGGAGGttaataattttcttattttctcaaTAACATGTCTCTTCGTGGTCATTTATTTACTTTCATActttgtcattttattcttgCAGAATGTGACGAAGTTGAATACTTCTAGTGGGAGGTCCAGCTTTTCCTCACAGATGATGCCACGACCTAAAGAGACATTTCCGAGGGTGGCTGTTCCCCGGATTTCAGTGGAAAAACACTCTGGTTTTGTTCATTCAGTCACTGATTCTTCCAAAGAACATCCTAGATCTTGTGACATCTGCAGACGTTATGAAACGTTGTTAAACCCGATCTTAGTCTGTTGTAGTTGCAAGGTATTCATGCCTTTCTTATGGGTTTACTTTGATGAGACTTGCTACTCTGCTTGGTTTATGACTGATAACCAAGCCCTTTTAACAGGTTGCCATTCACTTGGATTGCTATCGTAGGACTAGAGAATCTACAGGTCCATGGTATTGTGAATTGTGTGATGAAATGTCATCAACTCGTATTGCTGGTGCTCCTGTCAATTTTTGGGAGAAAGATCATTTTGTTGCAGAATGTGGTTTATGTGGTGGCAAAACAGGTGCATTTAGGAAGTCTTCTGATGGTAAATGGGTACATGCCTTTTGTGCCGAGGTATACTTTTCTGTTGCACACAAATTATGTCATAAAaccttttttcaatttttatagtGCTTAAAGAAATTGATGttattttctgtttcatttgGTAGTGGATCTTCGAGTCAACATTCAGAAGGGGTCAAGTATCTCCCATTGAGGGAATGGTATGTGTATAGGTTATGCTGTGGCAGTTGTAATGTTGAACAATTTAGATTACTGTCATTGAatatttttgctttttgatAAGCATTGAACTTAATGTTCCAGCAATTATAACAATATGTCATGAATGCCAGGAGACGATTTCTAAGGGGCTTGATTTTTGTTATATCTGCCGACGCAAATGTGGTGTCTGCATAAAAGTAAGAGTCtgactttttcttcttcccttgtgATCTTATACTTAAGTGGAAATGTTTTTTGTCCTTATAATTAGGAAACTGATTGCCAGGCATCTGTATTGTTTGTCTACAGTGTAACTTTGGCAATTGTCAGTCAACATTTCATCCTTCCTGTGCTAGAAGCTCTGGCTTTTACATGAATGTGAAACCTTTCGGTGGAAAGATCCAACACAAGGCATACTGTGAAAAGCATAGTGTTGAGCAGAGGACGAAGGTCTATATCTTTATCACCCCAAAGCCTCCATCTTTTAGGTGGTTGATGAGTTGTTTTGTTCATTTTCTTGGATTCTGAATTTATGCAGGCTGAAACACAAATACATGGAACTGAGGAGTTAGAGAACATCAGGAAAATCAGAGTAAGTATCATTCTTGTGTTTAGTTTATTGTACAGTAATTATAGTTGCTCAAATACATTTCTAAGTCCAGAAGTATACCCTAAAAAACAGAAGATTGAAGAGCAACAAATATACCTGTAGAGAGGTTTGCTTGTTGTGCTTATGTAGAGGGTAAGaatgaaatttatgaaaatatagGTTCTAGGTCTTTTCATCTTGCTGTAATGCTATAAGCAGTATCACTTCTAACtcaggagagaaaaaaaattaatgcagCACTCTTTTCGCTTGAGTTTTCTTTATCCTTTATGATAATCTGGGTAGGAGATCCACTTGGAGTATCTACAGGGAGGGACACGGTTCAGTTGGCGGGGACACTAGAAGTTCTTTTGTGTtagttctgtttttttttttttttttttttttttttcatgtatttataggagaGATTGAAATAGTATCTTTAGACCCTCACCTGACTGCCAATACTTGGTTCTCTGATTGACTGACTATGAGTGGCTTCGCTAAATGAAACCACTTGAATGCTATACAGTTCACTTGTTGCAAATGTGTTGAAAATGTTGGGGGGTTTTGTATTTCATACGTCTTAAATAACGATTTGATGTATGTTATAATCTTTAAGTGTGGTATTTTTGAAAGTATTTGTGccttggttatgatttgatgtATGATTCTGGTCTTTAGGCGTGTGTAGGGATGGGCATTGGTCAAAACGTGGTGGATTTGGGCATACCCATGGGATGGGCTCATTAGCCcaaaaaaccaattagcaaaATAGCCCATCATACCCATATAATAATTAGTGGGTCTACCCATACCCAACTTGTATACCAAGTGGATTTACACGTCCATCCCTCTGTTAATGGATACCCATAAATGAAACCCAAAACAAAGAACAATGAAAACAAAGGAACCCAGATGATCCCACCCACTTCAACAGGACCGACACTAACCATGTTTGGAAGCGGCTCTTCCACTTtccctctctcctccttccCTCTCTACTCCGGCTCTGTGACCCATACCGAGAGATTATGTCAAATGACCACCATCACTGCTTCTAACCTGCCCAACCACATTGTAAGGACACGCCACGGTCAATTCTACCAAATATGCCAAGTCAACTGAACCTGTCACTCCTTTTGTCACCCACCCATCCCTGTTGAACCACTCGCTTCTCCTCTGCGACCCATGCAATTGGTTGAGATGAGGCTTGGGATCTAGCAggaagagagagacagggaactAGGTGGTGGTGGTTAGGATGAGGCGTGGAAATTTGGAATCGAGCAGAAAGAGTGAgaaggtggggggggggggggggggggagacgGAGGAAGGggatttgtgtttttttgtcCTTGTATTTGATGGGTTTCATGGGTTAAAAATGGGCATAGTGGGtatggaaaataaaaaacccaagtCCATCagaacacccccccccccccccccccattagAATAAAATACCCATGAATGTATAATCCATGGGTATAAATGGCCATCCCTAGGCATGTAGTAGTTTTGAAAGTATTTGTGCCTTGGTGGCATCAGTTTTTGCAAATTGTTtctcatctatatatatatgtgcttgGTGATATTGTTTTTGGTCCATCACTTTAACTTCTTTCAACTTGCGTTTATTTGCTTGATGAACCAAATTCCCTGATTGAATTATGACATGAATGATCTTTTGCAGGTTGAACTGGAGAGGGTACGACTACTTTGTGACAGAATCATCAAACGAGAAAAAGTAAAGGTGAGGTATTTCTGTGGTTCTGTACATGGTTTTGATGTGTGCTTTTGTTGGCTCCCTGGTTATCAATTTAGTTTCTGTTATGTTTTCATATGGCTCCAAGCTTAAGGTTCGGAAAGAGGTTTTCTGTCTTTTGCCCTTTAACTCTTTGTTGGATCCATGGGAACAGTTACTTCCTAGACCTACATATGGGCCGGTATGACCCACTTCCTTCATGGAATTATTATCTGGTGCATCTTTAGCATTGCTGGAGATCAGTAAGAAATTGAGACATATGTATGTAATGTTGGCATCTGTAATGCCAATGGAGCTGGAGTAGTGTCGCTAGCCACATGATTTGTACCCGACTGTTTATAGCCTTGGTTCTTCAGTTCTTGTTTAATCCTGTTGCCTCTGATTATCTTAAGTTGCATATTTTCGTTCCCTTGTATTTCTAAGATACTTATCTTGTGGAGAATTTATGCTGAATAAGGTTTCTTTTGAATGCAGCGGGAACTGCTCATTTGTTCACATGATCTTCTTGCTGTGAGGAGAGATCATGTTGCTCGGACAGTGCTTGTTACTAGTCCTTTCCTGCAACCTGATGTTAGTTCTGATTCAGCTACAACATCTCTTAATGGACATACAGATGATTACAAATCATGCAGTGATGCAATTCAAAGATCAGATGATGTGACTGTGGATAGTACAATTTCTGTGAAGCGGCTGAGAGTTCCTATAACTATTGACAATGACCCAAAAACAGATGATAACAGCTCCTCATCCCAAAACCATTCTACCAAAAAGCTCTCGGAGAGGCCACAAGTTTCTGAAAAACATATTCCTTGTGGAGCTTCTAGTGCTGCAACTTGTAATCTTTCGGAAGATGGAGGATGGAGGTCAAAATCTAGGAAGGTATTTTACATTTTGCATAAAATATACACACGAGCGCACATTTATCTCTGGAATAAGCACAATAAGGTGTATGATAGAACtaactctaaaccttccaactcACAGCATGCTGAGACATTTGAGAAAGAACTGGTAATGACATCTGATCAAGCATcgatgaaaaatatgaaattaccCAAAGGATATGCATATGTTCCTGCTGATTGCATTCCAAATGAAAAGCAGATCAACCAGGATGCTTGTTCTGGTGAACAACTGCAGGGAGACGGGTAGTGTCAGAAAATTTTCTCCTTGTGTTTAATCTGCCCTTGTGGAGCTCAAAAGTAATAGAGGACAAGCATTCTCTGCCCTCCATCCCATGGCATCACCTTGCCCTTGCTGGCCTGGAAACCACCACGTTTCTTGGTTTCAAAGGGAAATGGCCGAGTGGAAGCAGGAGGTTAGGTCATCGCCTTGTGCGTAAAGATTTCACGTCCTGATTTCGGATGTGTGTAAGTTTTGGCATCGTTGTATATTCTTGTGAGAGTTAACTGTACAGTGGGTGAGTTTCTTCCATTTACAAGTATTAGAAGGCAGCGTGGGTTTTTCTTGTGTTTGTTAGGACTAAAGAGAAGCTCTGCTTGTAAACAGGTCTACAAGAAGCTCTGCCTGCTCTGTAAAGTTATTGTATATATCCTTACAATACCAATCCCCCGGATGCATCAGATTAATGGAATCGAGCGTTTAATATTTGAGCCGTGtcgtttttattttcttagttgAAGTTTTGTCCAACTGACTCCAGTTTGTATGTTGGATGCTGGTTACTTAAAGTTTGTTTTCTCCAGTtggactaatttttttttttttttaatttttttttatgtagtaaccgaaccaaaccgattCGATTTGGC encodes the following:
- the LOC137717326 gene encoding uncharacterized protein; translated protein: MTGGRCHEKKKMMGRGADGGCGTEERPCLIPRVPPKIPATQPEILEKSSSSLRIDFFSQARKALCERSPFDVPEDGSASSVPTTLPRGLASFLSRQSDSRKRHKKSHAGAEKKSFRQRERSRGNNIWVETEDYFRPLTLPDIDALSQVSELSNLTSHKCFLIPVVGNVLRRNANENVNANGVVVSEEDANGGKSNCVVVKDEGINGGNANDAIVMDENANDQNANDGVVKAECANDGNANSVVVEKVNENGGNENGVVEDEVKIEKDEHSMEIDSVGASGLPEGEVSPSGLEWLLGYRNKISLTSERPSKKRKVLGSDAGLEKVLIASPCDGNSSLCHFCCMGDAGNESNPLIVCSSCKVGVHQKCYGVLENVDASWLCSWCKKKTDTSDSVKPCVLCSKQGGALKPVIKSVENGGSMDFVHLFCCQWMPEVYIEDLAKMEPIINVGGIIETRRKLICNICKVKWGACVRCSHGTCRTSFHPLCAREARQRMEIWGKYGCDNVELRAFCSKHSEVPGNNNSQLVSPSVSADKNSNVSNHLPMALSENKLPKLRIGPRNGDKTAVPIEALDVTSDKSGDGESQEMVFPIARLDPRLTSECGNAQPMINAGAFERSKEDVNASNSLKFSLILKKLIDCGKVNVKDVALDVGLSPDSLSASLADGTMVPDVQGRIVKWLKDHSNLDLKQKNGKMKLRSTISSMAEFGDSDGSEAASLSESDMADVAVKSVPPRRRTKSSIRFLKDDKVISSSKGIFNDNGTLDKVKVDQPVTDEQENLSRASVPDPVEKNPTEADVFQQSLLTHSPRSEGLLAKPLNCSLLQMGQEQLATIPLQGTSAIANEGQLFSVAKPVIPEFNKSEAEVPGFYVHPYIENKLLQMQTGVSLENSIYGSSEGEISRLEASSHASVCCNHQNKHPKCCDIICKSDEMKLEQLVKARKMGVLEICPGDEMEGELIYYQHRLLNNAIARKHFTDNLVSNVARSLPLEIDAARRQKWDAVLVNQYLWELREAKKQGRKERRHKEAQAVLAAATAAAAASSRISSFRKEVLDESCHQENVTKLNTSSGRSSFSSQMMPRPKETFPRVAVPRISVEKHSGFVHSVTDSSKEHPRSCDICRRYETLLNPILVCCSCKVAIHLDCYRRTRESTGPWYCELCDEMSSTRIAGAPVNFWEKDHFVAECGLCGGKTGAFRKSSDGKWVHAFCAEWIFESTFRRGQVSPIEGMETISKGLDFCYICRRKCGVCIKCNFGNCQSTFHPSCARSSGFYMNVKPFGGKIQHKAYCEKHSVEQRTKAETQIHGTEELENIRKIRVELERVRLLCDRIIKREKVKRELLICSHDLLAVRRDHVARTVLVTSPFLQPDVSSDSATTSLNGHTDDYKSCSDAIQRSDDVTVDSTISVKRLRVPITIDNDPKTDDNSSSSQNHSTKKLSERPQVSEKHIPCGASSAATCNLSEDGGWRSKSRKHAETFEKELVMTSDQASMKNMKLPKGYAYVPADCIPNEKQINQDACSGEQLQGDG